In one Culex quinquefasciatus strain JHB chromosome 2, VPISU_Cqui_1.0_pri_paternal, whole genome shotgun sequence genomic region, the following are encoded:
- the LOC6033239 gene encoding LOW QUALITY PROTEIN: protein BTG1 (The sequence of the model RefSeq protein was modified relative to this genomic sequence to represent the inferred CDS: inserted 1 base in 1 codon) — translation MRIEVNSAADFVMNLLRVKKANPQLSEGQLQHFKGSLEQILTRHFARHWYPDVPTKGSGFRCLRINGKMDPIIERAGHAAGLNTVALRKMLPLELTIWIDPDEVSYRIGENGTICVLYDQQQSRASPSSDLDSTGSSSCDEFIMERVGRVDLSMSSSDSGTSVMVDFMEXNPSNTLVTQGSKHNKYNNSNNHHNNHHYAKRHNNSVSSSSSGQTSPPLSPPFNGYNNNYNNNRYQHNNNQHTNYYSPSVHQQQQYFHWDNQFVNNKVRTQC, via the exons ATGAGAATAGAAGTCAATTCGGCCGCGGACTTTGTGATGAACTTGTTGCGAGTGAAAAAGGCAAATCCGCAACTGAGCGAGGGTCAACTGCAGCATTTCAAGGGTTCGCTGGAGCAGATTCTGACGCGTCACTTTGCCCGCCACTGGTATCCGGATGTGCCGACGAAGGGTTCCGGGTTCCGCTGCCTGCGCATCAACGGCAAGATGGACCCGATCATTGAGCGGGCGGGCCACGCCGCGGGGCTGAACACGGTCGCGCTGCGGAAGATGCTGCCGCTGGAGCTGACGATCTGGATCGATCCGGATGAGGTGTCGTACCGTATCGGCGAGAACGGTACCATCTGTGTGCTGTACGACCAACAGCAGAGCCGTGCCAGTCCCTCGTCGGATCTCGACTCGACGGGTAGCAGTAGCTGTGATGAGTTCATTATGGAGCGGGTCGGCCGAGTGGATCTGTCGATGTCGTCGTCCGATAGTGGCACTAGTGTTATGGTAGATTTTATGG TCAATCCATCGAATACGCTGGTAACGCAGGGCAGCAAGCACAACAAgtacaacaacagcaacaatcaTCATAATAATCATCATTACGCGAAGCGTCATAACAACAGCGTTAGCTCGTCGTCTAGCGGACAAACTAGTCCTCCCCTGAGTCCCCCATTCAACGGCTACAACAACAACTACAACAACAATAGATATCAACACAACAACAACCAACACACCAACTACTACTCGCCATCGgttcaccagcagcagcaatactTCCACTGGGACAACCAGTTCGTCAACAACAAAGTACGTACCCAATGCTAA